The genomic stretch GCCGGTCGAGCAGCTTGACGAGCGTCGTCTTGCCCGACCCCGTGGCGCCGACGATCGCCACGTGCTCGCCCGCCGCGACCCGGAACGACACGTCGCGGAGCACCCATTCCTCGCCGCGGTAGGCGAACCACACGTGCTCGAACACGATCTCGCCGCGCACCCGTGCCGGCATCCGCGGCCGGGCCGGCGCGGGCTCCACCTCGAGGTCGAGGAGCGAGAAGATGCGCTCGGCTGCGGTCATCGAGGACTGCATGACGGCGTACTTGGCGCTGAAATCCCGGATCGGGACGAAGAACTGCTGGATGTACTGGATGAAGGCGACCAGCGTGCCGATCTCGACCAGCCCGCCGCGGGTGAGCCGACCCCCCTCCCACAGGAGCATCGCGATCGACACGGTGCTCATCGCCTCGACGAAGGAGAAGAGCGCCGCTTCGAGCTTGTTGGAGAGGTGATAGGCGTCGCGATGGTCCGCGTTGAGGCGCTCGAACTCCGCGAAGGCGCGCACCTCGCGGTTCGCGAGCGCGATCGCCGTCATGCCCGTGATGGCCTCCTGGAGGTAGCCGTTGATGCGCGCGATGCGCTCGCGGATCATGCGATACGTGCGCCGCACCTGGCGCCGGAAGAAGTCGACCGCCCCCACGATCACCGGCAGCAACCCGAGACTCGTCAGCGCGAGGCGCCAGTCCATCCCCAGCATGACCGCGACGATCCCCACGAGCCCCAGCACGTCGAGGACGATGGTCATGGCGCCGGCGGCGAACATCTCCTGCAGCACGTCGACGTCGGTGGTGAGCCGGGAGACCACACGGCCGACGGGGTTCCGGTCGAAGAAGCGCATCGGGAAGCGCTGGACGCGGGCGAAGAGCGCGACGCGCAGATCGGCGAGACTCCGCTGGGCCAGCACCATCGTGAGGTACTGCTGGCCGTAGTAAGCCGCGAACTCGCCCGCAACCATCGCGAGATACACGAGCCCTAGCGCGCGCAGCCCGGCCGCGTCGCGGCGCTCGACGTAGCGGTCGATACCGATCTTCACCAGATAGGGCTGCACGAGACGGAAGCCCTGCTGGGCCGCCGAGAGGACCAGCGCGAGCCAGAACACTTGCCGGTAAGGCCGCACGTACGTCCAGAGACGGCCGAGCAGGCGCGCATCGTAGGCCTTGCCGAACTCCTGCTCGCCGTGCAGGTCGGTCGCCATCAGATCGCTTCCAGCTCCCCTTCGAGCGACTGCTGGCGGAAGAGATCGGCGTACACGCCGCCGCGCGCGAGCAGCGTCTCGTGGTCCCCGAACTCGACGATGCGGCCCTCGTCGACGACGAAGATCAGGTCGGCCTCCTTGACGGTGGTGATGCGGTGCGACACCAGGATCGTCGTCCGCGCCCGGAAGAACTCGCGCAGCCGGTCGAGGATCTCCCGCTCCGTCTGCGCGTCGACGCTCGACAGCGCGTCGTCGAGCACCAGCACGCGCGGCGCGGCCGCGACCACGCGCGCCAGCGCGACGCGCTGCTTCTGCCCGCCGGAGAGCGTCACCCCCCGTTCGCCGACGATCGTCTCGAGCCCGTGGGGGAACTCGGCCAGGTCGCGCGTGAGCGACGCCATGCGGACCGCCTGCTCGACGCGGCCGTTCCCGTCCGC from Deltaproteobacteria bacterium encodes the following:
- a CDS encoding ABC transporter ATP-binding protein encodes the protein MATDLHGEQEFGKAYDARLLGRLWTYVRPYRQVFWLALVLSAAQQGFRLVQPYLVKIGIDRYVERRDAAGLRALGLVYLAMVAGEFAAYYGQQYLTMVLAQRSLADLRVALFARVQRFPMRFFDRNPVGRVVSRLTTDVDVLQEMFAAGAMTIVLDVLGLVGIVAVMLGMDWRLALTSLGLLPVIVGAVDFFRRQVRRTYRMIRERIARINGYLQEAITGMTAIALANREVRAFAEFERLNADHRDAYHLSNKLEAALFSFVEAMSTVSIAMLLWEGGRLTRGGLVEIGTLVAFIQYIQQFFVPIRDFSAKYAVMQSSMTAAERIFSLLDLEVEPAPARPRMPARVRGEIVFEHVWFAYRGEEWVLRDVSFRVAAGEHVAIVGATGSGKTTLVKLLDRLYDVGRGRILVDGIDVRDWDPQALRRRIAVVLQEVFLFSGPVETNITLGRTDCSRAAVEAAAAHVNADGFIRRLGGYEALLRERGSNLSGGQRQLLAFARALAHDPAVLVLDEATSSVDPETEWLVQDALAKLLAGRTAVVIAHRLSTIETADRILVMHKGGLREEGTHAELLARGGIYARLYRLQYGGEAPPVEPAAARP